The Streptococcus mitis genomic sequence CGACACTCAAGACTTTTTTCTTACCATCAAAATCAGCCAGAGATTTTTTAGAAAGGTCTGTTGTAGTGAGTGAAAAATCAAGTGCCTTGTCGCCGACTTGTAGTTGTTTACCTGTAAAGCTCACAGGATTTCCGAGAAAAGTTACCATAAGATACTCCAATCTTTTTTCTTCCATTGTAGCTGAAACGGTCAGAATTTTCCAATGATTTGACTGGAAATGTAGGCATAGAAAAAACGCCAGCTCATGTGAGAATGACGTTTTTCAGAGTCTTATACTCAATGAAAATCAAAGAGCAAACTAAGAAGCTAGCCACAGGTTGCTCAAAACACTGTTTTGAGGTTGCAGATGGAAGCTGACGTAGTTTGAAGAGATTTTCGAAGAGTATTATTTTGCCAATCCTTCAGCAATCTTGTCAAGGTTGTATTTCATCATGTTGTAGTAGCTGTCGCCTTCTTTACCTTGTTCTGCGATAGAGTCAGTAAAGATTTGTGCGTAGATTGGGATATTTGTATCTTGTGAGACAGTCTTCATTGGACGGTCATCTACACTTGATTCTACAAAGAGTGATGGAACTTTTGTTTGGCGAAGTTTTTCAACCAAGGTCTTGATTTGTTCAGGTGTTCCTTCTTCTTCAGTATTGATTTCCCAGATGTAGGCACTTGGGACACCATAGGCTTTAGAGAAGTATTTGAATGCTCCTTCGCTGGTTACAATGAGTTTCTTTTCAGCAGGGATGTTATTAAATTTATCCTTACTTTCTTTATCAAGTTTGTCTAACTTATCAGTATATTCTTTGAGATTTTTTTCATAGAATTCCTTGTTGTTAGGATCTTTAGCGCTCAATTGTTTGGCGATATTTTTAGCAAAGATAATTCCATTTTCAAGGTTAAGCCAAGCGTGTGGGTCTTCTTTACCTTTTTCATTTTTTCCTTCAAGGTAGATAACATCAACGCCTTCGCTGA encodes the following:
- the psaA gene encoding metal ABC transporter substrate-binding lipoprotein/adhesin PsaA, with amino-acid sequence MKKLGTLLVLFLSVIALVACASGKKDAASGQKLKVVATNSIIADITKNIAGDKIDLHSIVPIGQDPHEYEPLPEDVKKTSEADLIFYNGINLETGGNAWFSKLVENAKKTENKDYFAVSEGVDVIYLEGKNEKGKEDPHAWLNLENGIIFAKNIAKQLSAKDPNNKEFYEKNLKEYTDKLDKLDKESKDKFNNIPAEKKLIVTSEGAFKYFSKAYGVPSAYIWEINTEEEGTPEQIKTLVEKLRQTKVPSLFVESSVDDRPMKTVSQDTNIPIYAQIFTDSIAEQGKEGDSYYNMMKYNLDKIAEGLAK